A DNA window from Vigna unguiculata cultivar IT97K-499-35 chromosome 10, ASM411807v1, whole genome shotgun sequence contains the following coding sequences:
- the LOC114167513 gene encoding uncharacterized protein LOC114167513 isoform X2, with protein sequence MFGIISRLGQIFLKLLGKEWRKRQIRKITDQVFDQIQNEVQPDNLSFADLYIAILLVYNGINKYIPGSHCDPPSKDRVRQAIKNCDDNKDGQINRDEFFGFIQQMAPETFNVVRKKLVATLVVAPTVAATTKKATEQVPGFGKLVQRLPKVVYAALLTILTVWFQETNHNSAL encoded by the exons atgtTTGGTATCATATCACGGCTGGGACAAATCTTCTTGAAGTTACTAG GCAAGGAGTGGAGGAAAAGGCAAATTAGAAAGATAACAGACCAAGTTTTTGACCAAATACAGAATGAAGTGCAACCTGATAATTTGAGTTTTGCAGATCTCTACATTGCTATTTTACTTGTGTACAA TGGTATCAACAAGTATATTCCTGGTTCCCATTGTGATCCTCCTTCAAAAGACAGAGTCAGACAAGCCATTAAG AACTGTGATGACAACAAGGATGGGCAAATTAATCGTGATGAGTTTTTCGGTTTCATCCAGCAAATGGCACCTGAAACATTCAATGTTGTTCGTAAAAAGCTTGTGGCCACATTGGTTGTTGCACCAACAGTTGcagcaacaacaaaaaaagcTACTGAACAAGTACCAGGTTTTGGGAAACTGGTGCAGAGGTTGCCCAAAGTAGTTTATGCTGCTCTTTTAACAATTCTAACTGTGTGGTTCCAAGAGACCAATCACAATTCTGCACTCTAG
- the LOC114167513 gene encoding uncharacterized protein LOC114167513 isoform X1, whose translation MWLGSNLIGVVLPSETSSIKPDSCSARVYTGKEWRKRQIRKITDQVFDQIQNEVQPDNLSFADLYIAILLVYNGINKYIPGSHCDPPSKDRVRQAIKNCDDNKDGQINRDEFFGFIQQMAPETFNVVRKKLVATLVVAPTVAATTKKATEQVPGFGKLVQRLPKVVYAALLTILTVWFQETNHNSAL comes from the exons atgtggttaggctcaaatctcattggtgttgttctccccagtgaaacctcCTCTATAAAACCTGACAGTTGTAGTGCTCGTGTGTACACAGGCAAGGAGTGGAGGAAAAGGCAAATTAGAAAGATAACAGACCAAGTTTTTGACCAAATACAGAATGAAGTGCAACCTGATAATTTGAGTTTTGCAGATCTCTACATTGCTATTTTACTTGTGTACAA TGGTATCAACAAGTATATTCCTGGTTCCCATTGTGATCCTCCTTCAAAAGACAGAGTCAGACAAGCCATTAAG AACTGTGATGACAACAAGGATGGGCAAATTAATCGTGATGAGTTTTTCGGTTTCATCCAGCAAATGGCACCTGAAACATTCAATGTTGTTCGTAAAAAGCTTGTGGCCACATTGGTTGTTGCACCAACAGTTGcagcaacaacaaaaaaagcTACTGAACAAGTACCAGGTTTTGGGAAACTGGTGCAGAGGTTGCCCAAAGTAGTTTATGCTGCTCTTTTAACAATTCTAACTGTGTGGTTCCAAGAGACCAATCACAATTCTGCACTCTAG
- the LOC114165111 gene encoding uncharacterized protein LOC114165111, giving the protein MGQVFDKLDGKEWRKRQIRRITDRVFEKVQNQKESDKLSFEDLYIAVLLVYNDINKYIPGPHFDPPSKARVIELKEKCDINLDGDIDREEFFDFILQMTADTFTVVSQKLIVTLVVAPTVAVATKKATEGVPCVGKVVKKIPNSVYASLVTIAAVWFQKKAQSSSL; this is encoded by the exons ATGGGACAAGTCTTTGACAAGTTAGATG GTAAGGAGTGGAGGAAAAGGCAAATAAGAAGGATAACAGATCGAGTTTTTGAAAAAGTACAGAATCAAAAGGAAAGTGATAAGTTGAGTTTTGAAGATCTGTATATTGCTGTTTTACTCGTGTACAA TGACATCAACAAGTATATACCTGGTCCCCATTTTGACCCTCCATCAAAAGCCAGAGTCATAGAACTCAAAGAG AAATGTGATATCAACCTTGATGGGGATATTGACCGTGAAGAATTTTTTGATTTCATTCTGCAAATGACAGCTGATACATTCACTGTTGTTAGCCAAAAACTTATTGTCACTTTGGTTGTAGCACCAACAGTTGCAGTGGCAACAAAGAAAGCCACTGAGGGTGTTCCATGTGTTGGGAAAGTGGTGAAGAAGATACCAAATTCAGTTTATGCTTCCCTTGTAACCATTGCAGCTGTGTGGTTCCAGAAAAAGGCTCAAAGTTCTTCACTTTAG
- the LOC114166942 gene encoding uncharacterized protein LOC114166942 yields MGWKQLTQGGTGLNKRDGDQRLNPSGGDCGCSKGLGDLFQQSETRMKHHLAGTKKNVIACTSVPDDVREMFLKLLEDKEKIKEANRVDCFEETDIQCSKKGKQGVAKQTTINEMFKDRELVIQDICNCIYGNALPFNLVRSSLFTQMLKFVGEYGKGLKPPTYHEVRVSYLKKAVDNIQASLEKYKVEWEKWGCTLMCDGWTDGKGRSLTNFLVNSPSGTLFLKSIDTSNVIKDAKQMFELLDSEEIGEDNVVQVVTDGASNFVAAGKMLEEKRTKLFWSLCAAHCLDLILEDIGKELARPAVTRFATAFLTLQCIAQQKNALRGMFVSKAWTTSKHASKTEGKQVVSIVLSDVRFWKSIQYCLKCVTPLVKILRLVDGDSKPAMPYIYEAMDRAKEQIAANFKNEKSRYKKVWKIIDTRWNLQLHRPLHAAAYYLNPK; encoded by the exons ATGGGGTGGAAACAACTTACGCAGGGCGGGACTGGCTTGAACAAGCGCGACGGAGACCAAAGATTGAACCCTAGCGGAGGTGATTGCGGCTGCTCAAAGGGTTTGGGAGATCTGTTTCAGCaaagtgaga CAAGAATGAAACATCATCTTGCTGGAACAAAGAAGAATGTCATTGCTTGTACATCTGTTCCTGATGATGTTAGAGAAatgtttttgaagttattagaagataaagaaaaaataaaagaagcaaATCGGGTAGATTGTTTTGAAGAAACAGATATTCAATGTAGTAAGAAGGGGAAACAAGGAGTTGCAAAACAGACAAccataaatgaaatgtttaaagATAGAGAGTTGGTGATTCAAGATATTTGCAACTGCATATATGGGAATGCTTTGCCATTTAATTTGGTAAGAAGCTCCTTATTTACCCAAATGTTGAAATTTGTTGGGGAATATGGAAAGGGTTTAAAGCCTCCAACTTATCATGAAGTTAGAGTATCTTATCTGAAAAAAGCGGTTGACAATATCCAAGCTAGTTTGGAGAAATATAAGGTTGAATGGGAAAAATGGGGATGTACTTTGATGTGTGATGGTTGGACAGATGGAAAAGGGAGGTCTCTTACCAACTTTTTAGTTAATAGTCCAAGCGGAACATTGTTCTTAAAATCTATTGATACCAGTAATGTGATCAAGGATGCTAAACAAATGTTTGAATTGTTAGATTCTGAAGAAATTGGGGAGGATAATGTCGTGCAAGTTGTGACAGATGGTGCTTCTAATTTTGTGGCAGCAGGAAAGATGTTAGAAGAGAAGAGAACTAAACTATTTTGGTCTCTGTGTGCAGCTCATTGTCTTGACTTAATTCTTGAAGACATTG GAAAAGAATTAGCTCGACCAGCAGTCACAAGATTTGCAACTGCTTTTCTAACCCTTCAGTGTATAGCACAACAGAAAAATGCTCTTCGAGGTATGTTTGTTTCAAAAGCATGGACAACTAGTAAACATGCTAGTAAGACAGAAGGTAAACAAGTAGTGAGCATTGTTTTATCTGATGTTAGATTTTGGAAATCTATCCAATATTGCCTGAAATGTGTCACTCCACTTGTAAAAATACTAAGGCTTGTGGATGGAGACTCAAAACCTGCAATGCCATATATTTATGAAGCTATGGATAGAGCTAAAGAGCAAATAGCTGCAAATTTCAAGAATGAAAAATCTCGTTATAAAAAGGTGTGGAAAATAATTGATACTCGTTGGAATTTGCAGTTACATAGACCTCTTCATGCTGCTGCTTACTACCTTAATCCTAAGTAA